From one Solanum stenotomum isolate F172 chromosome 12, ASM1918654v1, whole genome shotgun sequence genomic stretch:
- the LOC125848910 gene encoding uncharacterized protein LOC125848910, translating into MNNRFRPSLHPKKVPLNPQKEKKMEIQQNKFLSVEKPRVNRRQAAKERKLALLQDVDKLKKKLRHEENIHRALERAFYRPLGTLPRLPPYLPKYTLELLAEVAVLEEEVVRLEEQVVTYRQGLYQEAVSTFSRRNTDGNHLSDSYPQLHGKVSKQRHSRSFSMSEVNLGSSVPQSSLSLDRSASSRKLFLKESVFGSSRISYDVTSNSRQAVMKNCNDSLIDGLRKENHSAGSCTKDKPSPQKQISTINTSLVRPPVKPESISKIADVRVQCRAVEQAQESYLASSDEQELEAESTENKISEDILKCLSSILLRLSTSKGKIANTESFRSLGAKVLNEREFQDPYCICSEQRKQDIGEYRYILNIDANSVNLNQKMNASFLIHRLKILLGKLSSVKLEGLTHQQKLAFWINTYNSCVMNAFIEHGIPETAEQVVSLMQKATINVGGHFLNAIMIEHFILRLPYHLKYTCSKSAKDTELKVRSVFGLEWSEPLVTFALTCGSWSSPAVRVYTASQVETQLETAKRDYLQAAVGISATNKLIMPKLLDWYLLDFAKDLDALLDWVCLQLPDGLRNQTMKCLERRGREPLSQLVQVMPYNFSFRYLIHQ; encoded by the exons atgaACAATAGATTCCGACCATCTCTACACCCCAAAAAAGTTCCTTTGAATCCTCAAAAG GAGAAGAAGATGGAAATACAGCAAAACAAATTCTTGTCTGTAGAGAAGCCCAGAGTTAATCGGCGTCAAGCTGctaaagagagaaaattagcCTTACTTCAAGAT GTTGATAAGCTAAAGAAGAAGTTGAGGCATGAAGAAAATATTCACAGAGCATTGGAAAGAGCTTTTTACAGACCTTTAGGAACTCTACCTCGCCTTCCTCCTTATCTTCCCAAATAT ACATTAGAGCTTCTTGCTGAAGTAGCTgttttagaagaagaagtggtCCGGCTTGAGGAACAGGTTGTTACTTATAGACAAGGTCTCTATCAAGAAGCAGTTTCCACATTCTCAAGGCGAAATACGGATGGTAATCATTTGTCTGATTCATACCCTCAGTTACATGGTAAAGTTTCTAAGCAAAGACATTCAAGATCATTTTCCATGAGTGAAGTCAATCTCGGATCATCCGTGCCACAGTCTTCTCTTTCTCTAGATAGGAGTGCTTCAAGTagaaagttgtttttaaaagaatCAGTGTTCGGTAGCTCGAGAATTAGCTATGATGTAACATCAAATAGCAGACAAGCTGTCATGAAGAATTGCAATGACTCATTGATAGATGGCCTACGAAAAGAGAATCACTCGGCTGGTAGTTGTACTAAGGATAAGCCATCTCCACAGAAGCAAATCAGCACGATAAATACTTCGTTAGTAAGGCCTCCTGTTAAGCCTGAATCAATCAGCAAAATAGCAGATGTTAGGGTTCAG TGCAGGGCTGTAGAACAAGCACAAGAGAGTTATTTAGCTTCTTCAGATGAACAGGAATTGGAAGCTGAAAGCACAGAAAACAAAATATCTGAAGACATTTTAAAGTGCTTGTCTAGCATCTTATTAAGGTTGAGCACATCTAAAGGGAAGATAGCTAATACAGAATCTTTTCGCTCTTTAGGAGCAAAAGTCTTGAATGAAAGGGAGTTTCAAGATCCGTATTGCATCTGCTCAGAACAAAGGAAGCAAGATATTGGTGAATACAGATATATACTCAATATAGATGCTAACTCTGTTAATCTAAACCAGAAAATGAATGCTTCGTTTCTGATTCACAGACTTAA GATTCTCCTTGGCAAGCTATCATCTGTGAAATTAGAGGGTTTGACTCATCAACAGAAGTTAGCATTCTGGATAAACACATACAATTCATGTGTGATGAAT GCATTTATAGAGCATGGTATTCCAGAGACTGCTGAACAAGTCGTATCACTAATGCAAAAG GCAACAATTAATGTGGGAGGGCATTTTCTAAATGCAATCATGATTGAGCACTTTATCTTGAGGCTACCGTACCACTTAAAATAT ACCTGTTCAAAGTCAGCAAAAGACACTGAGCTGAAGGTTCGGAGCGTTTTTGGCTTGGAGTGGTCTGAACCTCTCGTCACATTCGCACTTACCTGTGGAAGTTGGTCCTCCCCTGCA GTGAGGGTTTACACTGCATCTCAAGTTGAAACTCAGTTGGAAACAGCAAAAAGAGATTACTTACAAGCAGCAGTTGGTATTTCAGCAACAAATAAGCTCATTATGCCCAAGTTGTTGGATTGGTATCTTCTTGATTTTGCAAAGGACTTGGATGCATTACTTGATTGGGTGTGCCTCCAGCTACCAGATGGACTTAGAAATCAAACTATGAAATGCCTCGAGAGACGAGGAAGAGAACCCCTTTCACAATTAGTTCAAGTAATGCCTTACAATTTCAGCTTCAGGTACCTCATACACCAATAA
- the LOC125846233 gene encoding uncharacterized protein LOC125846233 — protein MEWATLQHLDLRHVGRSSKSLQPHAAAFHPTQALLAVAVGSQIIEFDAYTGSKIASIDIGSPVVRMAYSPTSGHCVIAILEDCTMRSCDFDAEQTCVLHSPEKRTERISSDTEVHLALTPLQPVVFFGFHRRMSVTVVGTVEGGKAPTKIKTDLKKPIVNLACHPRLPVLYVAYAEGLIRAYNIHTYAVHYTLQLDNTIKLVGAGAFAFHPTLEWLFIGDRRGTLLAWDVSTERPMMIGITQVGSQPITSVSWLPMLRLLVTLSKDGNIQVWKTRVVLNPNKPPMQANFFEPAAIESIDIPRILSQQGGEAVYPLPRIRALEVHPKLNLSALLFMSLTGADNKKNRAAFTRDGRKQLFAVLQGARGSSASVLKEKLSALGSSGILADHQLKAQLQEHYLKGQSQLTISDIARKAFLYSHFMEGHAKTVPISRLPLITILDTKHYLKDVPVCQPFHLDLNFFNKESRVLQYPVRAFYVEGSNLMAYNLSSGVENVYKKLYPSIPGNVEFHPKYIIYGKKQHLFLIVYEFSGATNEVVLYWENTDTQLANSKGSTIKGLDAAFIGPNENHYAILDEDKTGLSLYILPGTALQVLDEKNGAIDQNQSTDTDGTSKGPMQFMFETEVHRIFSTPIESTLVFASHGDQIGLVKLVQNYRLSNADGHYISTKAEGRKFIKLKVNEIVLQVQWQETLRGYVAGVLTTHRVLIVSADLDILACSSTKFDKGLPSYRSILWLGPALLFSTATAVSVLGWDSKVRTILSISMPNAVLLGALNDRLLLANPTDINPRQKKGVEIKNCLVGLLEPLLVGFSTMQQHFEQKLDLSEILYQITSRFDSLRITPRSLDILARGPPVCGDLAVSLSQSGPQFTQVLRGTYAIKALRFSTALSVLKDEFLRSRDYPRCPPTSHLFQRFRQLGYACIKYAQFDSAKETFEVISDYESMLDLFICHLNPSAMRRLAQKLEDESADSELRRYCERILRVRSTGWTQGIFANFAAESMVPKGSEWGGGNWEIKTPTNLKSIPQWELAAEVMPYMRTDDGTIPSIVTDHIGVYLGLIKGRGNIVEVREDSLVKAFKAENAKDKANEPQKSIAASAANQVKGLPEGEMLMGLESLGKIVASSSVVDEQTKAEEEFKKSLYGSAADGTSSDEEETSKTKKLHIRIRDKPVTSATVDVNKIKEATKQLGLPISRTKSLTSSSPELSLLVPQPSSATNGSVTAPVVSTSADPFGTNSLTQSASMPNLAPKAVGAGVAAGPIPEDFFQNTISSVQVAASLPPPGTYLSKLDQNSQVAEATKMQPSQGSASAVDVGLPDGGVPPQATQRPVSFDVVGLPDGGVPPQPFTQPSGLQPHVQMSKPPVSNQPLDLSSLEAPGSGQPSARPSSPPKAVRPGQVPRGAAAPLCFKTGLAHLEQNQLPDALSCFDEAFLALAKDQSRGADIKAQATICAQYKIAVTLLQEISRLQRVQGPSAISAKDEMARLSRHLGSLPLLAKHRINCIRTAIKRNMDVQNYGYSKQMLELLLSKAPPGKQDELRSLVDICVQRGLSNKSIDPQEDPSQFCAATLSRLSTIGYDVCDLCGAKFSALSSPGCIICGMGSIKRSDALVVPVPSPFG, from the exons ATGGAGTGGGCGACTCTACAGCATTTAGATCTCCGGCATGTTGGTCGGAGTTCGAAGTCGTTACAGCCTCACGCCGCCGCATTTCATCCCACTCAGGCGCTTCTCGCTGTTGCCGTTGGAAGCCAAATAATTG AATTTGATGCATATACGGGAAGCAAGATTGCTTCGATAGACATTGGTTCCCCTGTTGTTCGTATGGCTTATAGTCCAACAAGTGGACATTGTGTAATTGCTATTCTTGAG GATTGTACAATGCGTTCGTGTGATTTTGATGCAGAGCAAACGTGTGTTTTACATTCACCTGAGAAGAGGACCGAACGCATTTCTTCTGATACTGAAGTTCATCTTGCTTTGACTCCTCTTCAACCTGTTGTATTTTTTGGTTTCCATCGTAGGATGAGTGTAACAG TTGTTGGAACTGTGGAGGGTGGAAAGGcgccaacaaaaataaagactGACCTGAAGAAACCTATCGTCAATCTTGCTTGCCATCCTCGACTCCCAGTTCTG TATGTAGCTTACGCGGAAGGCTTGATTCGAGCTTATAACATCCATACATATGCTGTACATTACACTTTACAAT TGGATAATACTATCAAGCTGGTTGGTGCTGGTGCATTTGCATTTCACCCAACATTGGAATGGCTCTTTATTGGAGATAGACGTGGAACTCTTCTTGCATGGGATGTATCAACTGAAAGGCCTATGATGATTGGAAT TACCCAAGTAGGTTCTCAACCTATCACATCAGTTTCTTGGCTGCCAATGCTGCGATTGCTGGTCACTTTGTCCAAGGATGGAAATATTCAGGTGTGGAAAACAAGGGTGGTACTGAATCCCAACAAGCCACCCATGCAAGCAAACTTTTTCGAGCCTGCTG CAATTGAATCCATTGACATCCCGAGAATTCTATCTCAGCAAGGAGGTGAAGCAGTTTATCCACTTCCTCGGATCAGGGCTTTAGAAGTTCACCCAAAATTAAATCTATCTGCATTGCTTTTTATG AGTTTGACTGGTGctgacaataaaaaaaatagagctGCTTTTACTAGGGATGGAAGGAAACAATTATTTGCAGTTCTGCAAGGTGCAAGGGGATCTTCAG CCTCTGTCTTGAAGGAAAAGCTCTCAGCCCTTGGTTCATCCGGAATATTAGCTGATCATCAACTTAAAGCGCAGCTGCAAGAACATTATTTGAAAGG ACAAAGTCAGCTCACAATTTCGGATATAGCGAGAAAGGCTTTTCTTTATAGC CATTTTATGGAAGGTCATGCAAAAACTGTTCCAATTTCCCGGTTACCTCTCATCACAATCCTGGATACTAAACATTATTTGAAAGATGTCCCAGTTTGTCAG CCATTTCATCTGGATctaaattttttcaataaagagAGCAGAGTTCTTCAATATCCTGTCAGGGCTTTCTATGTAGAAGGCTCAAACCTTATGGCATACAATCTGTCTTCTGGAGTAGAAAATGTTTACAAGAAGCTTTACCCATCG ATTCCTGGAAATGTAGAATTTCATCCAAAATACATCATTTATGGTAAAAAGCAGCACCTATTCCTCATCGTTTATGAGTTCAGTGGTGCCACAAATGAAGTGGTTCTTTATTGGGAAAATACGGATACCCAACTTGCTAATAGTAAAGGAAGTACGATTAAAG GTCTAGACGCTGCCTTTATTGGGCCTAATGAGAATCATTATGCAATTCTTGATGAGGATAAGACTGGGCTGTCCTTGTATATTTTGCCTGGAACTGCTCTACAAGTGTTGGATGAAAAGAATGGAGCAATTGATCAAAACCAATCTACTGACACTGATGGTACCAGTAAGGGTCCTATGCAGTTTATGTTCGAAACTGAAGTTCATCGTATCTTCTCAACTCCAATAG aATCAACTTTGGTATTTGCTTCCCATGGTGACCAGATTGGCTTGGTAAAACTGGTTCAAAATTACCGCCTTTCAAATGCTGATGGCCATTACATATCAACAAAAGCAGAAGGAcgaaaatttattaaattgaaaGTAAATGAGATTGTCCTCCAG GTGCAATGGCAAGAAACTCTCAGGGGCTATGTTGCTGGTGTATTGACCACACATAGGGTGCTTATTGTTTCAGCAGATCTAGATATACTGGCATGCAGTTCTACAAAGTTTGACAAAGGACTTCCTTCA TATAGATCTATTCTATGGCTTGGGCCTGCACTTCTTTTTTCAACTGCCACTGCTGTTAGTGTGCTTGGATGGGATAGCAAAGTGAGGACTATACTTTCAATTAGCATGCCTAATGCAG TACTGCTTGGAGCTTTGAATGATCGGCTGCTGCTTGCTAACCCTACAGATATAAATCCTAGGCAAAAGAAAGGGGTTGAAATTAAAAACTGTCTTGTTGGACTTCTTGAACCTCTCCTTGTTGGGTTTTCCACAATGCAACAACATTTTGAACAGAAGCTTGACCTCTCAGAGATCTTATATCAGATAACCTCAAG GTTTGACAGTCTACGAATAACTCCTAGATCTCTTGACATACTTGCTAGAGGTCCACCAGTTTGTGGTGATCTTGCTGTGTCATTATCCCAGTCAGGCCCACAATTCACTCAG GTATTGAGAGGAACCTATGCAATCAAGGCGCTCCGATTTTCTACTGCACTGTCTGTCTTAAAGGACGAATTTTTGCGCTCAAGAGATTATCCAAGATGCCCCCCAACTTCACATTTGTTCCAGCGCTTTCGCCAGTTGGGATATGCTTGTATAAA ATATGCTCAATTTGACAGTGCTAAAGAAACTTTTGAAGTCATATCAGACTACGAAAGCATGCTTGACCTATTTATATGCCACCTTAACCCAAGTGCTATGCGGCGACTAGCACAGAAACTAGAAGATGAAAGTGCTGATTCAGAATTACGACGATATTGTGAAAGGATCCTTCGGGTGCGCTCAACTGGGTGGACACAAGGTATCTTTGCAAATTTTGCAGCTGAAAGTATGGTACCTAAAGGATCAGAATGGGGTGGTGGTAATTGGGAAATCAAGACACCAACCAATCTGAAGAGCATTCCTCAGTGGGAGCTTGCTGCTGAGGTGATGCCATACATGAGAACCGATGATGGTACAATTCCATCAATTGTCACGGATCACATAGGTGTTTACCTAGGTTTGATAAAAGGAAGAGGTAACATCGTGGAAGTGAGAGAAGATAGTTTGGTGAAGGCATTCAAAGCTGAAAATGCTAAAGACAAGGCAAATGAGCCTCAAAAATCTATTGCTGCATCGGCAGCTAACCAGGTTAAAGGGTTGCCTGAGGGTGAAATGTTAATGGGACTAGAAAGCCTTGGCAAGATAGTTGCCAGTTCTAGTGTGGTAGATGAGCAAACAAAAGCAGAAGAAGAATTCAAGAAATCACTGTATGGATCTGCTGCTGACGGTACCAGCAGTGATGAAGAAGAaacatcaaaaacaaaaaaattacacataAGAATTCGAGACAAACCTGTGACATCTGCTACAGTGGACGTGAACAAGATAAAAGAAGCCACAAAACAGCTGGGCCTGCCGATTAGTAGAACAAAATCATTAACTAGTTCATCCCCAGAACTTAGCCTACTTGTACCTCAACCTTCTTCTGCAACCAATGGGTCAGTCACAGCTCCAGTGGTTTCAACATCTGCTGATCCGTTTGGGACAAATTCATTGACACAATCTGCATCTATGCCGAATCTTGCTCCTAAGGCAGTGGGTGCTGGAGTTGCTGCAGGGCCCATTCCGGAGGACTTCTTCCAGAATACTATATCATCCGTCCAGGTTGCGGCATCATTGCCTCCTCCTGGGACTTACCTTTCTAAGCTGGATCAAAATTCCCAAGTTGCTGAAGCCACTAAAATGCAACCTAGCCAGGGTAGTGCATCTGCAGTTGATGTTGGTCTACCTGATGGTGGTGTCCCCCCTCAAGCTACTCAACGACCTGTTTCATTTGATGTGGTAGGTCTTCCTGATGGTGGTGTTCCTCCGCAGCCCTTCACTCAACCTTCTGGTCTGCAACCTCATGTTCAGATGTCAAAACCTCCCGTGTCCAACCAACCTCTTGATCTCAGTTCTCTTGAAGCTCCAGGTTCAGGACAACCTTCTGCACGCCCATCTTCTCCTCCAAAAGCTGTGCGTCCTGGACAA GTTCCTCGTGGGGCTGCTGCTCCACTTTGCTTCAAGACTGGTCTTGCCCATCTTGAGCAAAATCAGCTGCCAGATGCATTATCCTGTTTCGATGAAGCTTTCTTAGCATTGGCTAAGGATCAATCTCGTGGAGCTGACATAAAAGCTCAAGCTACAATATGTGCACAATACAAAATTGCAGTCACTCTGCTTCAG GAAATCAGCCGACTGCAAAGAGTTCAGGGCCCGAGTGCAATCAGTGCAAAGGATGAAATGGCACGATTGTCTCGACACTTGGGTTCACTGCCTCTTCTCGCTAAGCACAGGATAAATTGTATTCGAACTGCTATCAAGAGGAACATGGACGTACAAAATTATGGCTATTCCAAGCAGATGCTTGAACTTCTATTATCTAAGGCACCTCCAGGCAAGCAAGACGAGTTGAGGAGCTTGGTTGACATATGTGTTCAAAGGGGCTTGTCCAACAAGTCAATTGATCCACAAGAAGATCCATCCCAGTTCTGTGCTGCTACGCTTAGCCGTCTATCAACCATTGGTTATGATGTGTGTGATCTATGTGGGGCCAAATTCTCTGCTCTGTCATCACCTGGCTGCATTATTTGTGGCATGGGTAGCATTAAAAGATCGGACGCACTTGTGGTTCCTGTTCCCTCTCCATTTGGCTAA